One window of the Gordonia westfalica genome contains the following:
- a CDS encoding ATP-binding cassette domain-containing protein, which translates to MRQPRHRRPEEESAAVDRVEPAVSDNGTDDVAAKLREWRLENARLGSSTNESSTSPNGSGPAAEPVGELSDAPTQQWARPTDAGSESTPDDHHAVEFAAEQAGAEPDEPRRQEDAVQEDPLTGDVSGAEPVPSARPLAIEVNNLQKSFKDTLAVRDVSFSVPAGSIVALLGPNGAGKTTTVNMLCTLLKPDGGSATVNGHDVVTDSAAVRRSIMLTGQFAALDESLTGRENLILFGRLLGLSKSAAKARATELLATFGLADAAGKRVGQYSGGMRRRIDIACGLVTSPKVVFLDEPTTGLDPRSRLEVWSLVGRLRDEGVTILLTTQYLEEADVLSDNIVVIDKGHVIAQGTADELKEATGAAYCEVTPAHAEDLPRLLEVLSDLISDGSAHTDDHTVSVPAPRGTETLVEVIRRTTEASIQLSDVAMRRPSLDEVFLALTDPERGGR; encoded by the coding sequence ATGCGCCAACCCCGGCATCGGCGACCCGAGGAGGAATCCGCGGCGGTCGACCGGGTCGAGCCCGCAGTCTCGGACAACGGCACAGATGACGTCGCTGCGAAGCTCCGTGAGTGGCGCCTCGAGAATGCTCGGTTGGGTTCGTCGACCAACGAGTCGAGCACCTCGCCGAACGGGAGCGGTCCGGCGGCCGAACCCGTCGGGGAACTGTCGGACGCGCCGACACAGCAGTGGGCGCGGCCGACGGATGCGGGCTCGGAGTCGACGCCGGACGATCATCACGCCGTCGAGTTCGCCGCGGAGCAGGCTGGGGCGGAGCCCGACGAACCCCGCCGGCAGGAGGACGCCGTGCAGGAGGATCCGCTGACCGGTGATGTGAGCGGCGCGGAACCCGTGCCGTCTGCCCGCCCGCTCGCGATCGAGGTCAACAACCTCCAGAAGAGTTTCAAGGACACCCTCGCGGTACGCGACGTGAGCTTCTCCGTCCCGGCCGGAAGCATCGTCGCGCTACTGGGACCCAACGGTGCCGGCAAGACGACGACGGTGAACATGCTGTGCACACTCCTCAAGCCGGACGGTGGCTCGGCGACCGTGAACGGGCACGACGTCGTCACCGACTCGGCCGCCGTGCGCCGGTCGATCATGCTGACCGGTCAGTTCGCCGCGCTCGACGAGTCGCTGACCGGTCGCGAGAACCTGATCCTCTTCGGCCGACTGCTCGGACTCTCCAAGTCCGCCGCGAAGGCCCGCGCCACCGAGTTGCTCGCCACCTTCGGGCTGGCAGATGCGGCCGGCAAGCGGGTGGGCCAGTACTCGGGCGGCATGCGCCGCCGGATCGACATCGCGTGTGGCCTCGTCACGTCGCCCAAGGTGGTGTTCCTCGACGAGCCGACCACCGGCCTCGACCCGCGCAGCCGTCTCGAGGTGTGGTCCTTGGTCGGGCGGCTCCGCGACGAGGGCGTCACGATCCTGCTCACCACCCAGTACCTGGAAGAGGCCGACGTGCTGTCGGACAACATCGTGGTCATCGACAAGGGGCATGTGATCGCTCAGGGCACCGCCGACGAGCTCAAGGAGGCGACCGGCGCAGCGTACTGCGAGGTCACCCCCGCACATGCCGAGGACCTGCCTCGGTTGCTCGAGGTCCTGTCCGATCTCATCTCGGACGGCTCGGCGCACACCGACGATCACACCGTCTCCGTCCCGGCCCCGCGTGGAACGGAAACGCTTGTCGAGGTCATCCGGCGCACCACCGAGGCCTCGATCCAGCTGTCGGACGTCGCGATGCGGCGCCCTTCTCTGGATGAGGTGTTCCTCGCGCTGACCGATCCTGAACGTGGCGGGAGGTAG
- a CDS encoding ABC transporter permease, with the protein MDGGVVTERVSEGTPVVYSESSVRAWWSQSLALAGRQLRVFVRDVPTLVQSLVMPALSMLMFKVVLGDAIGRATGQDSAYGTVPLVILVGAMFGSIASATRLNRERRTGLLARLYVLPINRGADLTSRVASDLVRILVTTLLLLAAGTLIGFRFTQGLGPAIGLVLVALAYGAAFGIMTLALAVNAAPGAPIVPYLGLFSSLLMFFNSGFSPLSAYPEWLQPIVANQPMTPAIDLMRALAVGGPMAESLLKVSIWTVTLLALSIYPALRGYRKAATAR; encoded by the coding sequence ATGGACGGCGGCGTGGTGACCGAACGGGTTTCGGAGGGCACGCCGGTGGTGTATTCGGAGTCATCCGTCCGCGCCTGGTGGAGCCAGAGCCTCGCCCTCGCCGGGCGTCAGCTCCGGGTGTTCGTACGAGACGTTCCGACGCTGGTCCAATCGCTGGTCATGCCCGCCCTGAGCATGCTGATGTTCAAGGTCGTGCTCGGCGACGCGATCGGCCGGGCCACCGGCCAGGACAGTGCATATGGCACGGTCCCGCTGGTCATCCTGGTCGGCGCGATGTTCGGGTCGATCGCGTCGGCGACGCGCCTGAACCGGGAACGTCGGACGGGGCTCCTCGCCAGGCTGTACGTCCTGCCGATCAATCGAGGCGCCGATCTCACCTCACGGGTGGCATCGGACCTGGTCCGCATCCTCGTCACCACACTGCTGCTGCTCGCCGCCGGGACCCTGATCGGTTTTCGATTCACGCAGGGGCTCGGGCCTGCCATCGGCCTGGTGCTGGTCGCCCTGGCTTACGGCGCAGCATTCGGGATCATGACGCTGGCGCTGGCCGTCAACGCGGCCCCGGGGGCGCCGATCGTGCCGTACCTCGGCCTCTTCTCGAGTCTGCTGATGTTCTTCAACTCCGGCTTCTCGCCGCTGAGCGCGTACCCGGAGTGGCTGCAGCCGATCGTGGCGAATCAGCCGATGACTCCCGCCATCGATCTGATGCGAGCGCTCGCGGTCGGGGGTCCGATGGCCGAGAGCCTGCTCAAGGTGAGCATCTGGACCGTGACGTTGCTGGCGTTGTCGATCTATCCCGCGCTTCGCGGATACCGGAAGGCCGCGACCGCTCGGTGA
- a CDS encoding glycosyltransferase translates to MKLSAIVPAYNEEKTIGGCLDSLLDQTRPFDETVVVDNASTDRTAEVVADYATRSPTVRIVAEPAPGIFHARRAGFDAATGDVLARTDADARVSRDWAAAIEAHFADPPGEEFQVLSGPGLFGDGPPFDPLRMLVERSRLFREGGEGAGVIGPNMIMSARAWRDIRDDLIDDDAIYEDVDVSHRLAAHGYKAWFSPQVAVEQSPRQLRHSPWQNRRYLVGGYRLARARHDRKLAALFVLEMPFRFALYTVYWLTFRPWDPGSRTWRPHRLFTRLERERPLISDGREGGPTCGT, encoded by the coding sequence ATGAAGCTCTCCGCAATCGTGCCTGCCTATAACGAGGAGAAGACGATCGGGGGATGCCTCGACAGTCTCCTCGATCAGACTCGGCCGTTCGACGAGACAGTCGTCGTCGACAACGCTTCGACGGACCGCACGGCCGAGGTGGTCGCCGACTACGCGACTCGGTCACCGACGGTTCGGATCGTCGCGGAACCCGCACCCGGGATCTTCCATGCCCGCCGAGCCGGTTTCGATGCTGCGACGGGCGACGTGCTTGCGCGTACCGACGCCGACGCGCGGGTGTCGCGAGACTGGGCTGCGGCGATCGAAGCTCATTTCGCCGACCCTCCGGGCGAGGAATTCCAGGTGTTGTCCGGTCCGGGGCTGTTCGGCGACGGCCCGCCCTTCGATCCGCTGCGCATGCTGGTAGAGCGCAGTCGGCTGTTCCGAGAGGGCGGTGAGGGCGCGGGCGTGATCGGCCCGAACATGATCATGTCCGCCCGGGCCTGGCGGGACATCCGCGACGACCTGATCGACGACGACGCGATCTACGAAGACGTCGACGTCAGCCACAGGCTGGCGGCACACGGTTACAAGGCGTGGTTCAGTCCGCAGGTCGCCGTCGAGCAGTCCCCGCGGCAACTCAGACATTCGCCGTGGCAGAACCGGCGCTACCTGGTCGGCGGTTACCGACTGGCGCGCGCCCGCCACGACCGGAAACTCGCCGCGCTGTTCGTCCTGGAGATGCCCTTCCGCTTCGCCCTGTACACGGTGTACTGGCTGACTTTCCGGCCATGGGACCCCGGTTCACGAACCTGGCGTCCCCACCGGCTCTTCACGCGTCTGGAGAGAGAGCGTCCGTTGATCAGCGACGGGCGTGAAGGGGGACCCACATGTGGAACATGA
- a CDS encoding ABC transporter permease: MSTSVTGSQSALRAPAEARTRPLQQWWALSARGISKVFRNGEFVFAFVSPVFLAVCFYLPLSSVMDTFGVNYGQFLMPIIVLQSVGFAASSAAMRASFDDTEGINTRFRVLPMPSAVPMFARLSANAVLLVVSLMCATVACSVIGWRPMGGVVGTVGLYATALVVGILIGLLADGIGLVAGSPEATSQALMLPTLILGMMSTGFVPVSQFPEWIQPFVRNQPISQFVNVMRASDSGVLTWDTLQPTVWWCVGMFAAAVVLLGIGNRKVRA, encoded by the coding sequence ATGTCCACATCCGTGACCGGATCGCAGTCGGCACTACGGGCACCCGCCGAGGCGCGGACCCGACCACTGCAGCAGTGGTGGGCGCTCAGCGCGCGCGGGATCTCCAAGGTCTTCCGAAACGGCGAGTTCGTGTTCGCCTTCGTCTCGCCGGTGTTCCTCGCGGTGTGCTTCTACCTGCCGTTGAGCAGCGTCATGGACACCTTCGGCGTGAATTACGGGCAGTTCCTGATGCCCATCATCGTGCTTCAATCGGTCGGCTTCGCGGCGTCGTCGGCCGCGATGCGTGCATCCTTCGACGACACCGAGGGGATCAACACCCGTTTTCGGGTGTTGCCGATGCCCTCGGCTGTCCCGATGTTCGCGCGCCTCAGTGCGAACGCCGTGCTGCTGGTGGTGTCGTTGATGTGCGCGACCGTCGCCTGTTCGGTCATCGGCTGGCGTCCGATGGGTGGAGTCGTCGGGACAGTCGGTCTCTACGCGACCGCCCTGGTTGTCGGCATCCTCATCGGTCTTCTCGCCGACGGGATCGGCCTGGTCGCCGGTAGCCCAGAGGCGACCAGCCAGGCGCTGATGCTGCCGACCCTGATCCTGGGCATGATGTCGACCGGCTTCGTTCCGGTCTCACAGTTCCCGGAATGGATTCAGCCGTTCGTGCGCAATCAGCCCATCTCCCAGTTCGTGAACGTCATGCGCGCGTCCGACAGCGGTGTCCTGACATGGGACACACTCCAGCCCACGGTGTGGTGGTGCGTCGGCATGTTCGCGGCCGCGGTCGTCCTCCTCGGCATCGGCAATCGGAAGGTTCGCGCGTGA